A single region of the Deltaproteobacteria bacterium genome encodes:
- a CDS encoding sugar transferase — protein sequence LDELPQLWTVLRGDMSLIGPRPLLMEYLARYTPEQARRHDVLPGITGLAQVRGRNAITWEEKFALDVWYVDHASLRLDLYILWRTLVAVIRRSGVSAPGHATMPVFLGSGQ from the coding sequence CGCTCGACGAGCTCCCGCAGCTCTGGACCGTGCTGCGGGGCGACATGTCGCTCATCGGGCCGCGTCCCCTGCTGATGGAGTACCTCGCGCGCTACACGCCCGAGCAGGCGCGGCGTCACGACGTGCTCCCGGGAATCACCGGCCTCGCGCAGGTGCGCGGCCGGAACGCGATCACCTGGGAGGAGAAGTTCGCCCTCGACGTCTGGTACGTCGACCACGCGAGCCTCCGTCTCGACCTGTACATCCTCTGGCGGACCCTGGTCGCGGTCATCCGCCGGAGCGGCGTCAGCGCCCCCGGTCACGCGACCATGCCGGTCTTCCTGGGCTCCGGGCAGTAA